In Trifolium pratense cultivar HEN17-A07 linkage group LG7, ARS_RC_1.1, whole genome shotgun sequence, a genomic segment contains:
- the LOC123898175 gene encoding glutaredoxin-C9-like, with protein sequence MYQAIPYRTCIPTVTRDLPITGGGIHETNVIKMVSENAVIIIGTRGCCLCHVVKRLLQGLGVNPPVYEVDQDRETAVASQLSNTAAETVQFPAVFVGGKLLGGLERVMASHISGELVPILKDAGALWL encoded by the coding sequence ATGTACCAAGCAATTCCTTACAGAACATGTATCCCTACAGTCACACGTGACCTTCCAATCACCGGAGGAGGAATCCATGAAACAAACGTaatcaaaatggtttcagaaaaCGCGGTTATTATCATTGGTACACGTGGCTGTTGTCTCTGCCATGTCGTCAAAAGATTGTTACAAGGTCTCGGAGTCAACCCTCCTGTCTATGAGGTTGATCAAGATCGTGAAACCGCAGTTGCTTCCCAGCTGTCAAACACCGCTGCAGAAACAGTTCAGTTTCCAGCGGTGTTTGTTGGTGGGAAGTTGCTTGGTGGATTGGAAAGAGTTATGGCTAGTCATATTTCAGGTGAATTGGTTCCTATATTAAAAGATGCTGGTGCCTTGTGGCTTTGA